Below is a window of Staphylococcus succinus DNA.
GATGCACAGTTTGGATTGATTACCAGTGTGTCGCAATCTTTTTGTTCAACGTGTACACGTGCACGGCTTTCATCAGATGGTAAGTTTTATGGTTGTCTCTTCAGTGAAATGGATGGCTTTAATGTTAAATCTTTTATGCGTTCAGGTGTAAGTGACAATGCATTGTTAGAACAATTTAAAGCATTGTGGCATATAAGAGATGATCGTTACTCTGATGAACGGACCGAACAAACTGTGGCAAATAGAAAACGTAAAAAGATAAATATGAATTATATTGGTGGATAAGAGGAAGAAGATAGGCGTTATCAATTTAGTGCATCATTAATGAGGTGCTTTATATGTTAACTAGTGATAATAAAATAAGCGCTATACTAAAAACTAAAGGACTGAAGTATCTCACATGTTGAAGTACTTCAGTTCTTTATATTGTCTAAAAAGTGAAAGATATAAATCTATTCATGGCATTTTTATGAAAATAAAATATAACCTAAAATCGTATATTATCAAATTATAAATTAAATGAGCAATTTGTTTAAAATATTATTTCAAATGATTTAGTAAGAAATTGAAAGAAGTAAACGCTAATTATAAAAAAGGTATTAGATTATATGAATCAAAAATGATATGTATGGTAGGATATATAAATTATTTTCTATAGTAGAAAACATTTATCTGTTTCTTTAAAAATAATAGATTTAATGAAGAAAGTGTTATATAATATTTTAAAAGCTTATTCATTATATAAAGCCATTTAATACAACTAGAGTAGACAATGAGGAGGCAACTATTATGGAAAGTAAAGTATCATATTTTATTACATCAGAGAGAGCTTTGAGTCAATTGAAGCATTGGCTTAAATCAATACATAGTTTATCTATAGAAGAGTTCGTAGTCTTGTATAAAGTTTATGATGCTCAAAAAATTAGTGGAAAAGAATTACGAGATACCTTACATTTCGAGATGTTATGGGACACAAGTAAAATTGATGTGATTATTAGAAAAATATATAAGAAAGAGTTGATATCAAAAGTGCGTTCAGAAACTGATGAACGTCAAGTATTTTACTATTTCAATACAGTTCAAATCAAATTACTAGATGAGATTATAAGTGAAATAGAAAATATTAAAATCGCTCAATAGCATAAGATTAATTTTAAGAAGATATAAAAAAAACGTAACATTCCACAATGACGAATGTTACGTTTTTTGTTACGCATTGATGTGTTTCACTTTTCTACCATGTACAAGGAAGTATATAATCATTGTAATTGCTACAATAATTGCCATTATAGCGTAGAGTTGAGCATATGAAACCGATGAAGTTGCAAATCCAAGTACATATGGACCAAATCCTAAACCTAAATCTAAACCAATAAAATAGGTTGATGTAGCAATACCATATTTAGCTGGTGGAGATACTTTTATGGCGATAGCTTGCATACATGATGAAATGTTGCCATAACCAGCGCCTAATAACAAACCAGCAAGAATGAGAGTCCAACCATTACTTGTGACACTGAGTGCAATGAATGTTAAAAATAAGAATATGAACGCTGGATAAGCAACCACATTTTCATTTTTTTGATCCATCAGACGACCGGCAATTGGACGAGTAATTAGTGATGCAATTGCATAAAATATAAAGAAATAACTAGAAAGTGTTACTAAGTTAATTTCTTGTGCAAAAAATTGTAAAAATGTAAGTATTGATGAGTAAGTTAATCCAGATATTAGCATAATTACAGCTACAGGCACCGCTTCTTTTGCAATGTAGTTGCTTAGATTGAATTTTTTACTTGGTGCTTTTTCAATAGCATCTTGATTCGAAATGATGTCAAATTGAAGGTTAACAAAGAACGATATGATTAGGCTTACTACCCCACAAATAAGGCAAATAGAAAATAATAGTTTTATTGGAAATGTATTAATAAGTAATAGGCCAAAGAAAGGACCAATTGCTGCACCAATAACTAGACTTAATGAGAATAAACTAATGCCCTCACTTTTTCTTTCAGGTGGTGTAACATAAGCGGCAATGGTACCAGTAGCAGTAGTTGTTACACCAGTAGCAATACCATTAAT
It encodes the following:
- a CDS encoding MFS transporter, which encodes MNQSQTVKAPIWTKSFNINFITNFLVYLCMYLLIVIIASYTKSEYNVSDSVAGLVSGLFIIGSLIGRFATGKYVNKVGPKRILLIGLALLVITQLFYFIEGSLALLMFTRLINGIATGVTTTATGTIAAYVTPPERKSEGISLFSLSLVIGAAIGPFFGLLLINTFPIKLLFSICLICGVVSLIISFFVNLQFDIISNQDAIEKAPSKKFNLSNYIAKEAVPVAVIMLISGLTYSSILTFLQFFAQEINLVTLSSYFFIFYAIASLITRPIAGRLMDQKNENVVAYPAFIFLFLTFIALSVTSNGWTLILAGLLLGAGYGNISSCMQAIAIKVSPPAKYGIATSTYFIGLDLGLGFGPYVLGFATSSVSYAQLYAIMAIIVAITMIIYFLVHGRKVKHINA
- a CDS encoding transcriptional regulator, SarA/Rot family — its product is MESKVSYFITSERALSQLKHWLKSIHSLSIEEFVVLYKVYDAQKISGKELRDTLHFEMLWDTSKIDVIIRKIYKKELISKVRSETDERQVFYYFNTVQIKLLDEIISEIENIKIAQ